From a single Paenibacillus sp. FSL W8-0426 genomic region:
- a CDS encoding RidA family protein, with amino-acid sequence MSRQQVFTGSPWEPLVGYCRAIRVGNRIEVAGTTAMQDGVVVGAGDPYAQTRFILQTIEKALKEIGADLSHVVRTRMFVTDISRWEEIGKAHGEFFGQIQPVATMVEVSALIDPLLMVEIEAEAVIEENE; translated from the coding sequence ATGAGCAGGCAGCAGGTGTTTACGGGGTCCCCATGGGAACCGCTCGTGGGATATTGCAGGGCAATCCGTGTTGGCAACCGCATTGAAGTGGCGGGAACCACCGCCATGCAGGATGGCGTTGTTGTGGGCGCGGGTGATCCTTATGCGCAAACGCGTTTCATTTTGCAGACGATTGAAAAAGCCCTGAAGGAAATTGGTGCCGATCTGTCCCATGTTGTGCGGACCCGCATGTTCGTGACGGACATTTCCCGCTGGGAGGAAATCGGAAAAGCACACGGCGAGTTTTTTGGCCAAATCCAGCCTGTCGCTACGATGGTCGAGGTCAGTGCGCTGATCGATCCATTGCTGATGGTGGAGATTGAAGCGGAAGCCGTCATCGAAGAGAACGAGTAA
- a CDS encoding copper amine oxidase N-terminal domain-containing protein gives MNNNMKKVSALMVLSLALGGGAAYAAELNSGSDAIPVSSQDIVQNTVQGQGKALSPVKVHVNDTAIADGYWKKDGKTPMISLRDLADALGIELTWNKENKSAELSKGNMWTIVTTGKDQYSYNKMLLTLGTAPEITNGKMYIPAAFAEKVLQAQVSTTGNQVSITSEEQAKTIIERGVITSINQKDKYASVHIGGVGTSGIVLNVGEDTVYQTADGKTLKLGDLSIGMTIEAEHAIIMTMSLPPQTPTYRITVLDQMDSKSENSEVLGTAGKIEQVTSEGHAVTRIEISGIGLSETSQDRVILNINEDTQIVDPQGKTLKADVLTKDAAIIGFYSPLLTRSLPPIGTAWKLVVDTEADGTSMTDGLPSPADRADGAEIQPK, from the coding sequence ATGAACAACAACATGAAAAAAGTTAGCGCCCTGATGGTTCTCTCTCTGGCACTCGGTGGAGGGGCTGCCTATGCGGCTGAATTAAACAGCGGATCAGACGCGATCCCCGTGAGCAGCCAGGACATCGTTCAGAATACGGTTCAGGGTCAGGGCAAGGCCTTGAGTCCGGTAAAAGTCCATGTCAACGATACCGCCATCGCTGATGGATACTGGAAGAAAGACGGAAAAACCCCCATGATCTCGCTGCGCGACCTTGCGGATGCGCTCGGCATTGAACTAACATGGAACAAGGAAAACAAATCCGCCGAATTAAGCAAAGGCAACATGTGGACGATCGTTACGACAGGAAAAGACCAATATTCGTACAACAAAATGCTGTTGACCTTGGGAACTGCCCCTGAAATCACAAACGGCAAGATGTACATACCGGCAGCCTTCGCCGAGAAAGTGCTGCAAGCGCAAGTCAGCACAACGGGCAACCAGGTATCCATCACGTCGGAAGAGCAGGCCAAAACCATCATTGAGCGCGGCGTCATTACAAGCATCAACCAAAAAGACAAATACGCTTCCGTTCATATCGGCGGCGTTGGCACGTCAGGCATCGTACTCAACGTCGGCGAGGATACCGTGTATCAAACCGCTGATGGCAAAACACTGAAGCTGGGCGATCTGTCCATCGGCATGACTATTGAAGCAGAGCATGCAATCATCATGACCATGAGCCTGCCGCCACAAACTCCTACCTACCGCATCACCGTACTTGATCAAATGGATTCCAAATCGGAAAACTCCGAAGTTCTGGGTACCGCGGGCAAAATCGAACAAGTAACGAGTGAGGGCCATGCCGTTACGCGCATCGAAATTTCGGGCATCGGGCTGTCTGAGACCTCACAGGACCGCGTCATTCTAAACATCAATGAGGATACCCAAATTGTCGATCCTCAAGGAAAAACGCTGAAAGCTGACGTGCTGACCAAGGATGCCGCGATTATCGGATTTTACAGCCCACTTCTGACTCGCAGCCTGCCGCCGATCGGAACGGCTTGGAAACTTGTCGTGGATACGGAAGCTGACGGCACCAGCATGACCGACGGATTGCCGTCTCCGGCAGATAGAGCCGATGGGGCGGAAATTCAACCGAAGTAA
- a CDS encoding GNAT family N-acetyltransferase — protein MSDMLVALYRLPEQDKELDELRQKGIVIRKPLAPEKQVVLDWVKSHFSQAWADECDVSFSRQPVACYIAIEHGKLIGFACYEATCRNFFGPTGVGEQARGRGVGKALLLACMHAMRAEGYAYAVIGSAGPVDFYARTLGAVPIEHSTPGIYEGMLRAD, from the coding sequence ATGAGCGATATGCTGGTTGCACTGTATCGATTGCCGGAACAGGACAAGGAGCTTGATGAGTTAAGACAAAAGGGCATCGTCATTCGCAAGCCGCTTGCACCGGAAAAGCAGGTCGTGTTGGATTGGGTGAAGTCGCATTTCAGCCAGGCTTGGGCCGACGAATGCGACGTTTCTTTTTCCCGCCAGCCTGTAGCCTGCTATATTGCGATAGAGCATGGCAAATTGATCGGGTTTGCCTGTTATGAGGCAACCTGCCGCAATTTTTTCGGCCCGACAGGGGTCGGCGAACAAGCGCGGGGACGTGGAGTAGGGAAGGCTTTATTGCTAGCTTGCATGCATGCCATGCGTGCAGAAGGGTATGCCTATGCCGTTATCGGGTCCGCAGGACCAGTGGATTTCTACGCCCGTACCCTTGGTGCCGTTCCGATTGAACATTCGACGCCGGGCATATATGAAGGCATGCTGCGGGCAGACTAG
- a CDS encoding dihydroorotate dehydrogenase electron transfer subunit gives MAKLISNEAIVPDVHVMKVEGSFEGRMGQFYMLRGRHGFPLLARPISIYDIAKEHISFLYRVVGEGTRIFARMQPGEELDLEGPFGNGFPQVDGSLALIGGGMGTAPLLLAAKRYPDAHVYLGFAEQAFGVEAFEAASLSVAVQIGGSIIERVDPAHYANMFACGPAPMLGALARKTANTPARLYISVEQHMACGIGACLGCTIHTAAGSRRVCKEGPVFPIGEVGLHEFFGM, from the coding sequence ATGGCGAAGTTGATTTCCAATGAGGCGATTGTTCCGGATGTTCATGTTATGAAGGTAGAAGGGAGCTTCGAGGGCAGGATGGGGCAGTTTTATATGCTGCGCGGCCGGCACGGTTTCCCGCTGCTTGCGAGGCCGATCAGCATATATGATATCGCGAAGGAGCACATTTCCTTTTTGTATCGGGTGGTTGGCGAAGGGACGCGCATATTTGCCCGGATGCAGCCAGGGGAGGAATTGGACCTGGAGGGACCGTTCGGCAACGGTTTTCCGCAAGTGGACGGAAGCTTGGCGCTGATCGGCGGGGGAATGGGAACAGCTCCGCTGCTGCTTGCCGCCAAACGATATCCGGATGCCCACGTGTATCTGGGATTCGCGGAGCAAGCTTTCGGCGTTGAAGCATTCGAGGCAGCATCGTTGTCCGTAGCCGTTCAAATCGGGGGAAGTATCATCGAACGGGTTGATCCGGCACATTATGCGAACATGTTTGCCTGTGGACCGGCCCCGATGCTAGGGGCGCTTGCCCGCAAAACGGCGAATACGCCGGCAAGGCTGTATATTTCCGTTGAACAGCATATGGCATGCGGGATCGGTGCCTGTCTCGGATGCACGATCCATACTGCCGCGGGCAGCCGCAGAGTATGCAAGGAAGGTCCGGTTTTTCCAATCGGGGAGGTGGGACTGCATGAGTTCTTTGGCATGTAA
- a CDS encoding DEAD/DEAH box helicase — protein sequence MMQSLYGVWLGDVFFCFSGETSEPRVDAWSHVVRRLSFGDGGRLLQPAALRLAELRWPNPMRNASEAKGTRRRQLLGRTLEGLAVSPRDTFKLLLHYDESILNAAGIQPGQELAYWVKAARFAQELLLRGEIAPSAEFAAKTGARRRSGQETLTGIWRPRLVQKADAERFRELAEAMPPIGLSAPGVYASMEPETRQEAAAAVLYSFMSGMINAFVTKELEGMDSEMSRYRTPFRRGISPVSELWWNSLISMFRPVTVQGSTEEMAEFIDTVQEAGGTMMPVVRSEEPVQNEGELKLALRLEPPLGDQESSWGITFWAESVQEPGIRLPAKAVWAHPEKDLHRGRITYPSVAEQFLMALGRAGELAHELEAALLRPYPEKIELEPFVFFEFLTHGVPRLQKAGVTVLMPSRWTRSGKRRAGLRLQMLGSGTERAPGSPSALGMEQLVAFKAEPMLDGKPVTAEELAALAEATVPYIMFRGEWIEVDTKEIRQVLRYMKKEEEQYMPLSEWLHLVAGEGEDAAWKGLSVFGAESEGLLSFLLDGQVLRSIEPRTVPEELHGELRPYQERGYQWLSAMRELGFGVCLADDMGLGKTIQVITCLLDLKHEEKQMAAEEANEQDNLGMGYDGLRERTDSAFSGQEGSPALIVCPTSLLGNWQRELKRFAPDLSLYIHHGGQRLHGEAFRAEAGGHDIVLTTYHLAGRDGPDLASLHWSTVVLDEAQYIKNYRTKQAQSVMRLSAPHRIAMTGTPVENRLSELWSIFQFLNPGYLGTATSFRQRYSGAGTAEENSAALRELHRLVSPFMLRRLKSDPDIRKDLPEKLELKSYCSLTPEQAVLYQRVVDELMGGLDGRGGIARKGIVLSSLTKLKQICDHPVLIDSQRKDHAKNEASGKMERLLELIDAIRDNGESALIFTQYVAMGELLVSRLAQRYEEEPYFLHGGVSKAQRDEMVDTFQKGGGPSLFVLSLRAGGVGLNLTRASHVIHYDRWWNPAVENQATDRVFRIGQNRNVQVHKLICQGTLEERIDELIESKKALSEQVVGSGENWLTEMSDEELRGLISLQGETWL from the coding sequence ATGATGCAATCGTTGTATGGAGTATGGCTTGGTGACGTATTTTTTTGTTTTTCCGGAGAAACATCGGAGCCGCGCGTGGACGCGTGGAGTCATGTGGTGAGAAGGCTGAGCTTCGGCGACGGGGGTCGTCTGCTTCAGCCTGCCGCCCTGCGCCTGGCAGAGCTGCGCTGGCCGAATCCGATGAGGAATGCGTCGGAAGCAAAGGGAACGAGGCGTCGACAGCTGCTCGGCCGCACGTTGGAAGGTTTGGCTGTTTCGCCGAGGGATACATTCAAGCTGTTGCTTCATTATGACGAAAGCATTCTGAACGCAGCGGGCATCCAACCCGGGCAAGAGCTTGCCTATTGGGTCAAGGCCGCGAGGTTTGCGCAGGAGCTCCTGCTGCGCGGGGAAATTGCGCCGTCTGCCGAATTTGCAGCCAAAACGGGAGCCAGACGCCGTTCCGGCCAGGAAACGCTGACGGGGATTTGGAGACCGCGTCTCGTGCAGAAGGCGGACGCGGAACGTTTCCGCGAATTGGCGGAAGCGATGCCGCCCATCGGTTTGTCGGCTCCGGGAGTATATGCCTCGATGGAGCCGGAAACGCGCCAGGAAGCGGCGGCGGCCGTACTGTATTCTTTTATGAGCGGAATGATTAACGCCTTCGTCACGAAAGAGCTTGAAGGCATGGATAGTGAAATGTCCCGCTACCGCACGCCGTTCCGGCGGGGAATTTCACCGGTGAGCGAGCTGTGGTGGAATAGCCTGATTTCCATGTTCCGTCCGGTAACGGTGCAGGGCTCGACGGAGGAAATGGCCGAGTTCATCGATACCGTTCAGGAGGCGGGCGGTACGATGATGCCAGTGGTGCGCAGCGAAGAGCCGGTTCAGAACGAGGGCGAGTTGAAGCTCGCTCTTCGTCTGGAGCCGCCGCTGGGCGACCAGGAATCGTCATGGGGCATTACGTTTTGGGCAGAGAGCGTGCAGGAGCCGGGAATCAGGCTGCCGGCAAAGGCCGTATGGGCGCATCCTGAGAAGGATCTTCATCGGGGCAGGATTACCTACCCGTCCGTCGCGGAGCAGTTTTTGATGGCGCTCGGGCGTGCGGGGGAGCTGGCCCACGAACTGGAGGCCGCTTTGCTGCGGCCGTATCCGGAAAAAATCGAGCTCGAGCCGTTCGTCTTTTTCGAATTTTTGACGCATGGCGTGCCGCGGCTGCAAAAAGCGGGCGTGACGGTGCTCATGCCTTCCCGTTGGACGCGTTCCGGCAAACGGCGGGCGGGCCTGCGCCTGCAGATGCTCGGTTCCGGGACTGAACGGGCGCCCGGCTCGCCTTCAGCGCTTGGCATGGAGCAGTTGGTGGCTTTCAAGGCGGAGCCGATGCTCGACGGCAAACCGGTAACGGCAGAGGAGCTGGCCGCGCTTGCGGAAGCGACCGTGCCTTATATCATGTTCCGCGGCGAATGGATCGAAGTGGATACCAAGGAAATTCGCCAGGTGCTGCGATACATGAAAAAAGAAGAAGAGCAGTACATGCCTCTTTCCGAATGGCTGCATCTGGTCGCCGGAGAAGGAGAAGACGCCGCATGGAAAGGATTGTCCGTATTCGGGGCGGAATCGGAAGGCCTGCTGTCCTTCCTGCTCGACGGGCAAGTGCTGCGCAGCATTGAACCCCGCACGGTGCCCGAAGAGCTGCACGGGGAGCTTCGTCCTTATCAGGAACGGGGGTATCAATGGCTGTCGGCCATGCGCGAGCTTGGCTTCGGCGTATGTCTCGCAGACGACATGGGGCTTGGAAAGACCATTCAGGTGATCACCTGCCTGCTCGATTTGAAACACGAAGAGAAACAGATGGCGGCTGAGGAAGCGAATGAGCAGGACAATCTTGGTATGGGTTACGATGGGCTGAGGGAACGTACGGATTCAGCCTTTTCCGGGCAGGAGGGTTCGCCTGCATTGATCGTTTGTCCGACATCCCTGCTGGGGAACTGGCAGCGCGAACTGAAACGCTTTGCCCCCGATTTGTCCCTTTACATTCATCATGGCGGACAGCGTCTGCATGGGGAAGCATTCCGGGCAGAGGCCGGCGGGCATGACATCGTGCTGACCACGTATCACCTGGCAGGCAGGGACGGCCCGGATTTGGCTTCCCTGCATTGGTCCACCGTTGTGCTGGACGAAGCGCAGTATATCAAAAATTACCGCACCAAACAGGCGCAGAGCGTCATGCGTTTGTCCGCGCCGCATCGGATCGCGATGACAGGCACGCCTGTTGAAAACCGGCTGAGCGAGTTATGGTCCATCTTCCAGTTTCTCAATCCGGGATATTTGGGCACGGCGACATCGTTCCGTCAGCGCTACTCCGGTGCGGGCACAGCGGAAGAGAACAGCGCGGCATTGCGCGAACTGCACCGTTTGGTGTCCCCGTTCATGCTGCGCAGGCTCAAAAGCGACCCGGATATCCGCAAGGATTTGCCGGAGAAGCTGGAACTGAAGTCATACTGCTCCCTGACGCCGGAACAGGCCGTGTTGTACCAGCGGGTAGTCGATGAGCTGATGGGCGGTTTGGACGGTCGGGGCGGCATAGCCCGCAAAGGGATCGTATTGTCTTCGCTCACGAAGCTGAAGCAAATTTGCGACCATCCGGTGCTGATCGATAGCCAGCGTAAAGACCATGCCAAGAACGAGGCGTCGGGCAAAATGGAACGCCTGCTGGAGCTGATCGATGCCATACGGGACAACGGAGAGTCCGCGTTGATCTTTACCCAGTACGTCGCTATGGGCGAGCTGCTCGTGTCGCGTTTGGCTCAAAGGTACGAGGAAGAGCCTTATTTCCTGCACGGCGGCGTTTCGAAGGCTCAGCGGGACGAAATGGTCGATACGTTCCAGAAGGGGGGAGGACCCTCCCTGTTTGTGCTCTCGCTTCGCGCAGGCGGCGTCGGCTTGAACTTGACCCGGGCAAGCCATGTTATCCATTATGATCGTTGGTGGAACCCGGCTGTGGAGAACCAGGCAACGGATCGCGTATTCCGGATCGGACAGAATCGCAACGTGCAGGTTCACAAGCTGATCTGCCAAGGAACGCTGGAGGAACGCATCGATGAGCTGATCGAGAGCAAAAAGGCGCTCTCCGAGCAGGTGGTCGGCTCCGGAGAGAACTGGCTGACCGAGATGTCGGACGAGGAACTGCGCGGCCTGATCTCGCTCCAGGGAGAGACTTGGCTGTAG
- a CDS encoding ABC transporter ATP-binding protein → MTALLEVADLRTEFITDRGVIRAVDGVSLSVRQGETLGIVGESGCGKSITSLSIMQLLPKRIGRVASGEVRFQGKDMLKLSGREIRKIRGNRMAMIFQEPMTSLNPVFKIGKQISESARYHLKLGKREAWERSVDMLRKVGIPRPEKIADQYPHQLSGGMRQRVMIAMAMVCNPQLLIADEPTTALDVTIQAQILDLMRELQQTENMAIVMITHDLGVVAEMCDRVMVMYAGQVVEETDVKTLFSDPKHPYTRGLLASLPQLAGDQDRLSSIPGQVPNPAQMPAGCRFAPRCPVREERCERVQPELLETVPGHRCRCLLQQEGGLQ, encoded by the coding sequence ATGACTGCACTGCTCGAAGTGGCGGATCTGCGAACGGAATTCATCACGGACCGAGGAGTTATTCGCGCCGTGGACGGGGTGAGCTTGTCTGTGCGTCAGGGAGAGACGCTGGGCATTGTCGGCGAATCAGGTTGCGGCAAAAGCATTACCTCGTTGTCGATCATGCAGCTTCTGCCCAAACGCATCGGCCGCGTCGCTTCCGGCGAGGTTCGCTTTCAGGGCAAGGACATGCTTAAACTGTCCGGTCGGGAAATCCGGAAGATCCGGGGTAACCGGATGGCGATGATTTTTCAGGAACCGATGACCTCGCTGAATCCAGTGTTCAAGATTGGCAAGCAAATATCGGAGTCGGCGCGGTATCACCTGAAACTGGGCAAAAGAGAAGCCTGGGAACGTTCGGTCGACATGCTGCGCAAAGTGGGGATTCCCCGTCCCGAGAAAATCGCGGACCAATATCCGCATCAGTTGTCTGGCGGCATGCGCCAGCGGGTCATGATTGCCATGGCCATGGTGTGCAATCCGCAATTGCTGATCGCCGACGAACCGACCACGGCACTCGACGTGACGATTCAGGCACAGATCCTCGACCTGATGCGCGAACTGCAACAGACCGAGAACATGGCGATTGTAATGATCACCCATGACCTTGGTGTCGTAGCCGAAATGTGCGACCGAGTCATGGTGATGTATGCGGGACAAGTGGTCGAAGAGACCGATGTCAAGACGTTGTTCTCCGATCCGAAGCATCCGTACACCCGCGGGCTTCTGGCTTCGTTGCCGCAGCTCGCCGGCGATCAGGACAGGCTTTCTTCTATCCCGGGGCAGGTTCCGAATCCGGCACAGATGCCTGCAGGCTGCCGTTTCGCTCCGCGTTGCCCGGTGAGGGAAGAGCGGTGTGAACGGGTACAGCCCGAATTGCTGGAAACCGTACCCGGACACCGCTGCCGTTGTTTGCTTCAACAGGAAGGGGGATTGCAATGA
- a CDS encoding dihydroorotate dehydrogenase, translating into MSSLACNIAGVAMKNPVVMASGTFGFGREYERFYPLDVLGGIVGKGLTLHPKPGNTGLRIHETASGMLNSVGLENPGVSAFLEHELDEMIRWNTAVIANVGGSDPEEYVRAVTMISENTKERGATGRRGVDMLELNISCPNVKEGGMQFGIQTETARDVVRQVRNATSLPLMVKLSPQAENIARMAAMCEEEGADAVSLINTFSAMKIDVRRRRSVFANTYAGLSGPAIKPIALRMVHQVARAVSIPVIGMGGIRSAEDIIEFVMAGANAVQVGTHNFVRLRAGAELVRELEQWMLQEKVCDLEEIRGIV; encoded by the coding sequence ATGAGTTCTTTGGCATGTAACATTGCAGGGGTAGCTATGAAAAACCCGGTGGTGATGGCATCGGGAACGTTTGGCTTTGGAAGAGAGTATGAGAGGTTCTACCCTCTGGACGTTTTGGGAGGCATCGTCGGCAAAGGGCTGACCTTGCATCCCAAGCCGGGCAATACAGGCCTGCGGATTCATGAGACGGCTTCCGGCATGCTCAACAGCGTAGGGTTGGAGAATCCCGGCGTATCCGCATTTTTGGAGCATGAATTGGATGAGATGATCCGCTGGAACACGGCGGTGATTGCCAATGTGGGTGGTTCCGATCCGGAGGAGTACGTTCGGGCCGTCACGATGATATCGGAAAACACGAAGGAGCGCGGCGCGACAGGACGCAGAGGCGTGGACATGCTGGAGCTGAACATCTCTTGCCCCAACGTCAAAGAGGGAGGCATGCAGTTCGGCATTCAGACCGAGACGGCCCGGGATGTCGTCCGCCAAGTCCGGAATGCGACGTCCCTTCCGCTGATGGTCAAGCTGTCGCCCCAAGCCGAAAATATCGCGCGGATGGCAGCCATGTGCGAGGAAGAGGGCGCCGATGCGGTTTCGTTGATCAATACGTTTTCGGCGATGAAAATCGATGTGCGCAGACGCCGAAGCGTCTTTGCGAATACTTATGCAGGGCTATCGGGGCCGGCCATTAAACCGATTGCCCTCCGCATGGTTCATCAGGTGGCGCGGGCCGTATCGATTCCCGTGATCGGCATGGGAGGCATCCGGTCCGCCGAGGATATCATCGAATTCGTCATGGCAGGCGCAAACGCGGTCCAGGTGGGAACGCATAATTTTGTTCGTTTGCGTGCAGGGGCGGAACTGGTGCGGGAGCTTGAGCAGTGGATGCTGCAGGAAAAGGTGTGCGATTTGGAGGAAATCCGGGGGATTGTCTAA
- a CDS encoding dipeptide ABC transporter ATP-binding protein — protein sequence MSAILEVRDLKKHYPIRKGLLSKQVGAVKAVDGVTLTVERGETLAVVGESGCGKSTTGRAILRLIEPTDGEVFFEGKDVRKLAPEQLRRFRTDMQMVFQDPYASLDPRWTVQRTLEEPLLTHHKLGKNELKTRIEELMEVVGLSPYQAHRFPHEFSGGQRQRIGIARALALNPKFIVCDEPVSALDVSIQAQVLNLMQDLQEQFGLTYMFISHDLSVVKFISDRVAVMYLGKVVELAPTAELFSEALHPYTKALMSAVPVPDPEAKKDRIVLGGDVPNPENPPTGCTFHPRCPYVKEECRSAIPELREISPGRQVACHLY from the coding sequence ATGAGCGCCATTTTGGAAGTTCGCGATCTGAAAAAGCATTATCCGATCCGTAAAGGTTTGTTATCGAAACAGGTCGGCGCGGTAAAAGCCGTGGACGGCGTAACCTTGACGGTGGAACGTGGCGAGACGCTTGCTGTGGTGGGTGAATCGGGCTGCGGCAAATCAACGACGGGACGTGCCATTCTGCGTTTGATCGAACCGACGGACGGCGAGGTGTTCTTCGAAGGAAAGGACGTGCGCAAGCTGGCACCGGAGCAATTGCGGCGTTTCCGCACCGATATGCAGATGGTGTTCCAGGACCCGTATGCATCGCTTGATCCGCGTTGGACCGTGCAGCGTACGCTGGAGGAGCCATTGCTGACCCATCACAAGCTGGGAAAAAACGAACTGAAAACCCGGATCGAAGAGCTGATGGAAGTCGTCGGGTTATCCCCATATCAAGCCCATCGGTTTCCGCACGAATTCTCGGGCGGGCAAAGGCAGCGGATTGGCATTGCGCGCGCGCTGGCGCTCAATCCGAAGTTCATCGTATGCGACGAGCCTGTTTCGGCGCTGGACGTATCCATACAGGCCCAGGTATTGAACCTCATGCAAGACCTGCAGGAACAGTTCGGCCTGACCTATATGTTCATCTCGCATGACTTGTCCGTCGTTAAATTCATCAGCGACCGCGTGGCGGTCATGTACCTTGGCAAAGTCGTTGAGCTTGCGCCTACGGCAGAGCTGTTCTCCGAGGCACTCCATCCCTATACCAAAGCGTTGATGTCTGCCGTCCCTGTTCCTGATCCCGAAGCAAAAAAAGACCGCATCGTACTGGGCGGCGACGTGCCCAACCCTGAGAATCCGCCAACTGGCTGCACGTTTCATCCCCGTTGTCCTTATGTCAAAGAAGAATGCCGCTCTGCGATTCCGGAGCTGCGGGAGATTTCCCCGGGCCGTCAGGTGGCGTGCCATTTGTATTAG
- a CDS encoding chemotaxis protein CheW: MNDEIQYIHFSVGEQVCALPIHQVHEVIKMVPITSSPFNTGAVKGFATLYGKVVSVVSLRALLGIPEDETTSSNRIIVVPYQGANVPLIVDSVDSIVSYKEIVEPSEKYNRYMKGAFKGIAHAEDHEAGILDLDVILGDLPNA; the protein is encoded by the coding sequence ATGAATGACGAAATTCAGTATATCCATTTCTCCGTGGGAGAACAGGTCTGCGCGCTGCCGATTCACCAAGTGCATGAGGTCATTAAAATGGTCCCGATCACCTCAAGCCCGTTCAACACCGGCGCGGTAAAAGGGTTTGCAACGCTGTACGGCAAAGTGGTCTCCGTGGTCAGCTTGCGTGCATTGCTGGGCATTCCCGAAGATGAAACCACGTCTTCGAACCGCATCATCGTTGTCCCTTATCAAGGAGCAAACGTGCCGCTTATCGTGGATTCCGTGGATTCCATCGTTTCCTACAAAGAGATTGTGGAGCCGTCGGAGAAGTACAATCGCTACATGAAGGGAGCGTTTAAGGGAATCGCGCACGCGGAGGATCATGAAGCGGGCATTCTCGATTTAGACGTTATTCTGGGCGACCTGCCGAACGCATAA
- a CDS encoding M15 family metallopeptidase, producing MKNSNSRQRRIVVMLSSFMICAALLTACQDSSGTDGKGGLNAGGDTVQGTDGTTVHFTEDHGGDGQPSAGNGDASAESGGNGEGNSSAGEGQAAEGGSGGGETAVSAALMEKRSVSALQNTIDGQSVVTNAEAMTVIVNKQRSLPEGYEPNDLVEPNVPFSFDGPHEKRHMRKEAAEALEQLFAGAKADDIELRAVSGYRSYERQVSIYNNNVKTKGEEYASRVSAVPGRSEHQTGLAIDVSSPSVGNVLEESFGKSKEGQWLAEHAAEYGYVIRYPDGKESITGYVYEPWHIRYVGTDLAPDVVKSGLTLEEYFDAANIKL from the coding sequence ATGAAAAACAGTAACAGCAGACAGCGCCGCATTGTGGTTATGCTGTCTTCCTTCATGATATGTGCGGCACTGCTGACTGCATGTCAGGACAGTTCCGGCACCGATGGCAAGGGGGGCCTGAACGCAGGCGGGGACACCGTGCAGGGAACCGACGGAACGACCGTTCATTTTACCGAGGATCACGGCGGTGATGGACAACCGTCCGCTGGCAACGGCGATGCTTCGGCTGAATCCGGCGGAAACGGCGAGGGGAATTCCTCTGCCGGCGAAGGACAGGCTGCCGAAGGCGGCAGCGGGGGCGGAGAAACCGCAGTCTCAGCTGCCCTGATGGAGAAACGCAGCGTCAGTGCCCTGCAGAATACGATCGACGGGCAATCCGTCGTGACCAATGCCGAAGCGATGACCGTCATCGTTAACAAACAGCGCAGCCTGCCGGAAGGCTATGAACCGAATGATCTGGTCGAACCGAACGTGCCGTTTTCCTTTGACGGACCGCATGAGAAGCGCCATATGCGCAAAGAAGCCGCTGAGGCGCTGGAGCAGCTGTTTGCAGGTGCAAAAGCGGACGACATTGAACTCCGCGCCGTTTCCGGCTATCGTTCGTACGAGCGCCAGGTTTCCATTTACAACAACAACGTCAAAACCAAAGGGGAAGAATATGCTTCCCGCGTCAGCGCCGTGCCTGGACGAAGCGAACATCAGACCGGTCTTGCCATTGACGTATCGAGTCCAAGCGTGGGCAATGTGCTGGAAGAGTCCTTCGGCAAATCGAAGGAAGGCCAGTGGCTGGCCGAACATGCAGCCGAATATGGTTACGTCATCCGTTATCCGGACGGCAAGGAGAGCATTACCGGTTATGTGTACGAGCCTTGGCATATCCGCTATGTCGGCACAGATTTGGCTCCGGATGTCGTCAAAAGCGGCCTGACGCTCGAAGAATACTTCGACGCAGCCAACATCAAGCTCTAA